Proteins from a genomic interval of Sphingobacterium sp. SYP-B4668:
- the dnaA gene encoding chromosomal replication initiator protein DnaA — protein MEKTYASVWNSCLQIIKDNIPAQSFKTWFEPVKALKLEENVLTIQVPSLFFYEWLEEHYVGILRKTVKKFLGEQGRLEYNIVVEKSSSNNPYTTNIPSNGNGAEGKRQSIPVPVNLNKNIKNPFVIPGLKKLQVDPQLNQHYTFDNFIEGECNRLARSAGYAVANKPGGTSFNPLMLYGDVGLGKTHLAQAIGNEIKRNLPDKLVIYVSCEKFCQQFVDSLKNNTINDFVNFYQAMDVIIMDDVHNFAGKEKTQDIFFHIFNHLHQSGKQVILTSDKAPKDLAGLEERLLSRFKWGLSADIQVPDLETRMAILKKKMYSDGIELPENVVEYVAHQIDNSVRELEGAMVSLLAQSTLNKKEIDLNLAKSMLKNFVKNTSKEISMEYIQKLVCEYFEVPVEMVKSKVRKREIVQARQISMYLAKNHTKSSLKSIGNFFGGRDHSTVIYACQTVEDLIETDKKFKTYVQDILKKLKAS, from the coding sequence ATGGAAAAAACGTATGCAAGTGTTTGGAATAGTTGTCTTCAGATTATCAAAGACAATATACCTGCGCAAAGTTTCAAGACGTGGTTTGAACCGGTGAAAGCGCTGAAGCTTGAAGAGAACGTTTTAACTATTCAGGTGCCGAGCTTATTTTTTTATGAGTGGCTTGAAGAGCATTATGTAGGCATTCTCCGTAAAACCGTTAAAAAGTTTTTAGGAGAGCAGGGAAGGTTGGAGTATAATATTGTTGTCGAGAAATCATCCAGCAATAATCCATATACTACCAATATTCCCTCTAATGGAAACGGAGCTGAAGGAAAACGTCAATCGATACCGGTTCCAGTGAATTTGAATAAGAATATCAAAAATCCTTTTGTTATTCCTGGATTAAAGAAACTGCAAGTCGATCCTCAACTTAATCAACACTACACTTTTGACAATTTCATTGAAGGTGAATGTAATCGGTTAGCGAGATCTGCAGGGTATGCTGTGGCAAATAAACCCGGAGGTACATCGTTTAATCCGCTTATGCTTTATGGTGATGTAGGGTTAGGTAAGACGCATCTCGCTCAAGCAATCGGCAATGAGATAAAACGTAATCTTCCAGATAAGTTGGTTATCTATGTGTCTTGTGAAAAATTTTGTCAGCAGTTTGTAGATTCCCTTAAGAATAATACGATTAATGATTTCGTAAATTTCTATCAGGCTATGGATGTTATTATTATGGATGATGTTCATAATTTTGCGGGCAAGGAAAAGACACAGGATATTTTCTTTCACATTTTCAATCATCTTCACCAATCTGGCAAACAGGTAATCCTAACCTCGGACAAGGCACCGAAGGATTTAGCTGGACTGGAGGAGCGTCTATTGAGTCGTTTTAAATGGGGATTGTCAGCCGATATCCAAGTTCCAGATTTGGAAACTAGAATGGCTATTCTTAAGAAAAAAATGTACTCAGATGGTATTGAGTTACCAGAGAATGTAGTAGAGTATGTCGCTCATCAGATTGATAACAGTGTGCGTGAACTGGAAGGTGCCATGGTTTCTCTACTTGCTCAGTCTACTTTGAATAAAAAGGAAATCGATCTCAATCTGGCGAAGTCCATGTTGAAGAACTTTGTGAAGAATACCAGCAAAGAGATATCGATGGAGTATATTCAAAAATTAGTGTGTGAGTATTTTGAAGTACCAGTAGAGATGGTTAAATCTAAAGTACGAAAACGCGAGATTGTACAAGCTCGTCAAATTTCAATGTACTTAGCTAAGAATCATACAAAGTCATCCTTAAAGTCCATCGGTAATTTCTTTGGGGGGCGTGACCACTCTACCGTAATCTATGCTTGTCAGACTGTTGAAGATCTGATAGAGACAGATAAGAAATTCAAGACCTACGTACAAGATATCTTGAAGAAGCTGAAGGCATCCTAA
- the lpxK gene encoding tetraacyldisaccharide 4'-kinase: MIWLRWLLFPFTILYMIIIWTRNRLYDHHILKSKSFDFPTIVIGNLAIGGTGKSPMTEFLIRLLKDKHTLATLSRGYGRKTNGFRYVSESSSAEEVGDEPLQFKRKFPTVTVSVSEDRCFGIEQLKATHDIILLDDAFQHRKLQPSFSILLFDYRSIDKLPLLLPTGNYRDMMMESHRADVLIVTKSPAEIRPDERSNIEKRLRKHNQTAPIYFTHIQYNTGIDAKGRLFTGDLSDTDVLLITGIANPAPLIQYLSPLVNRLVHMPFADHHTFSSLDIQKIEEMYKGITNTKKIFLTTEKDFQRLDYTPLHQYPFYYIPIEIGFEEGCQHIFETKIFDHINEYIPSK; encoded by the coding sequence ATGATTTGGTTAAGGTGGTTACTTTTTCCTTTTACAATCCTGTACATGATTATCATATGGACACGAAATCGTCTTTATGATCATCATATATTGAAAAGCAAATCTTTTGACTTTCCTACTATAGTTATTGGCAATCTAGCTATCGGAGGAACTGGAAAAAGCCCAATGACCGAATTTCTAATACGCCTACTAAAAGACAAACACACATTAGCTACCTTGAGCAGAGGGTATGGTCGTAAGACCAATGGCTTCAGATATGTTAGCGAAAGTTCCTCAGCGGAAGAAGTCGGCGATGAACCTCTTCAATTCAAAAGAAAATTTCCAACTGTAACGGTATCTGTATCCGAAGATAGGTGTTTCGGCATTGAACAACTAAAAGCTACACATGACATTATCTTACTCGATGATGCATTTCAACATCGAAAACTTCAACCCAGTTTTTCCATCCTCTTATTTGATTACCGATCTATAGACAAACTTCCACTATTACTACCAACAGGAAATTATCGAGATATGATGATGGAAAGTCATAGAGCTGATGTACTAATTGTCACTAAGAGTCCAGCTGAAATACGTCCAGACGAGCGATCTAATATAGAAAAGAGACTAAGAAAGCATAATCAGACTGCTCCTATATATTTTACTCATATCCAGTACAATACTGGTATAGATGCCAAAGGACGGCTATTTACGGGAGATTTAAGCGATACAGATGTATTGCTCATCACCGGAATAGCCAATCCAGCTCCACTCATCCAATATTTGTCCCCTCTCGTCAATAGGCTCGTACATATGCCTTTTGCCGATCACCACACATTCTCATCCTTAGATATTCAAAAAATAGAAGAGATGTACAAAGGTATTACCAATACAAAAAAAATATTCCTCACAACGGAGAAAGATTTTCAACGGCTGGATTATACCCCCTTACACCAGTACCCATTCTATTATATACCAATTGAAATTGGATTCGAAGAAGGATGTCAGCATATCTTCGAAACGAAGATTTTCGACCATATCAACGAATATATCCCTTCAAAATAA